One window of Cucurbita pepo subsp. pepo cultivar mu-cu-16 chromosome LG19, ASM280686v2, whole genome shotgun sequence genomic DNA carries:
- the LOC111781723 gene encoding uncharacterized protein LOC111781723 translates to MASSQVEFSSSSSPFRCVHRRDRNRRDANVAATHAARFRSNLKSLVMDRLNDCISITPNQNHNPAPSRCAAKQLQRALSTIASQHTSAKAPQTPTPPAPPETDEGTSKLGASSLVQIWEKRLNVSSNVSLNANTNANSKQAVELENTTDTEQACSVGAAGDFEDESFDAGPVSEDGFADWHSSRTTSSSPPSSRQSHSSDAGESEKVRVVDIIRRLTLTAAKPNHPSCVEDNDHSNESSSRSALILRERVERKCLSRILRSPRIRGRQAFADLLLQIQRDRQKELDTLVERRAVSKFPQRGRIQSLLRLKILKRGMALEDEQQHPNLAIIPRENRRSSTIMHLREKFSGVGARSSLAEMLNDNDDHKTQSDRDTHPVDISDNHNDNQQVVANAIDSSIDTVRVNPIHAVGTNDNDNDNQQIVANAITDSSIDTVRDNPTHAVDTNDNDNQQVVAKAIDSSIDTVRDNPIPGDDKEKIEEQGREQELDPPTSEATWQDTPDLNLDSPDSISGSEDREETYERTRYDWFADISRPRSYWEGRRQTWYQEMLDSNSANDEIRQLIKRKTVSNCLSSGFRERMDKLMVSRLERRTRQHEEYDEVNEEDNVAEEELWCFSEGRTQPKSSDNEEEDERSLISGQYPEGGDYLDQSVSPLQLASPSMVSSLSYQDNEMGEDSHRGASSSSPQRFPPQFSSNNQRSSRVSTTHHPSIEMEVICDLRGHMEQLYREMSELRKSIKCCMDMQLMLQQSIKHEAAAGGGRKPSKERSSRKRKCCICYNMQIDSLLYRCGHMCCCVKCAKELQWRGGKCPVCGAPIEDVVRASFTAHS, encoded by the exons ATGGCTTCTTCGCAGGTCGagttttcttcctcctcctcgcCCTTCCGCTGCGTGCACAGAAGAGACCGTAACCGCCGAGACGCCAATGTCGCTGCCACCCATGCTGCTCGTTTTCGCAGCAACCTCAAGAGTTTGGTCATGGATCGCCTCAACGATTGCATTTCAATCACCCCAAATCAAAATCACAATCCCGCTCCCAGCCGATGTGCTGCCAAACAGCTTCAACGAGCCTTATCTACCATTGCCTCTCAACACACTTCCGCAAAAGCCCCACAGACACCAACGCCTCCTGCTCCTCCTGAAACGGACGAGGGAACCTCTAAACTTGGAGCATCTTCTCTGGTTCAGATATGGGAGAAGAGGCTAAATGTTTCCTCCAACGTCAGTTTGAATGCGAACACAAACGCCAACAGCAAGCAAGCTGTGGAATTAGAGAATACCACGGATACGGAGCAAGCGTGCTCTGTGGGAGCAGCAGGGGATTTCGAGGACGAGAGTTTCGATGCAGGGCCCGTGAGCGAGGACGGCTTTGCAGATTGGCATTCCAGCAGAACAACGTCCAGTTCTCCACCCTCTTCCAGGCAGAGCCATAGTTCGGACGCTGGAGAAAGCGAGAAGGTGCGCGTGGTTGATATCATCAGGAGATTGACACTCACGGCTGCGAAACCTAACCATCCATCTTGTGTCGAAGACAACGATCACTCGAATGAATCCTCCTCGCGTTCCGCTCTGATTCTCAGAGAGCGAGTAGAGCGCAAATGCCTTTCTCGTATATTACGCTCTCCCCGGATCAGAGGACGCCAGGCCTTCGCCGATTTACTATTGCAAATCCAGCGGGACAGGCAAAAGGAGCTCGACACGTTGGTAGAGCGTCGAGCCGTTTCTAAATTCCCCCAACGTGGTCGCATCCAG TCGCTACTTCGGCTTAAAATCCTGAAACGTGGAATGGCATTGGAAGATGAGCAACAACACCCAAATCTTGCAATAATTCCCCGAGAGAATCGTAGATCTTCTACCATCATGCATCTCAG GGAGAAATTTAGTGGAGTTGGTGCAAGAAGCTCGCTTGCAGAGATGCTAAACGATAACGATGACCATAAAACCCAATCAGATAGAGATACCCATCCCGTCGATATCAGTGATAACCATAACGATAACCAGCAGGTGGTTGCCAATGCCATAGATAGCAGCATAGACACAGTACGTGTCAATCCAATTCATGCCGTCGGTACTAATGATAACGATAACGATAACCAGCAGATCGTTGCCAATGCCATCACAGATAGCAGCATAGACACAGTACGTGACAATCCAACTCATGCCGTTGATACTAACGATAACGATAACCAGCAGGTCGTTGCCAAGGCCATAGATAGCAGCATAGACACAGTACGTGACAACCCAATTCCTGGAGATGACaaggagaaaattgaagaacaaggaCGTGAACAAGAACTTGATCCTCCAACTTCGGAGGCCACATGGCAAGATACCCCTGATTTGAATTTGGATTCACCAGATTCAATCAGTGGATCGGAAGATAGAGAAGAGACTTATGAGAGAACCAGATACGATTGGTTTGCTGATATTTCTCGCCCTCGAAGTTATTGGGAAGGCCGCAGGCAAACTTGGTATCAAGAAATGCTCGATTCTAACTCTGCCAACGATGAAATACGTCAACTTATTAAACG GAAAACTGTATCCAATTGTTTATCGAGTGGCTTCCGTGAAAGAATGGATAAGCTAATGGTGTCTCGATTAGAGCGGCGAACTCGGCAACACGAAGAATATGATGAGGTCAACGAGGAGGATAATGTGGCAGAAGAAGAGCTGTGGTGTTTCTCAGAAGGACGCACTCAACCAAAGAGCAGTGAtaacgaagaagaagatgaaagaagCTTGATTAGCGGTCAATATCCTGAAGGGGGTGATTATTTGGATCAATCTGTATCGCCTTTGCAATTGGCATCGCCATCAATGGTGAGCTCATTGAGCTACCAGGATAACGAGATGGGTGAAGATTCCCATAGAGGCGCATCCAGTTCCTCACCCCAACGTTTTCCACCTCAATTTTCCTCCAACAACCAACGCTCTTCCCGCGTCTCAACAACCCATCATCCTTCCATT GAAATGGAAGTGATATGCGATTTAAGAGGGCATATGGAGCAATTGTACCGGGAGATGTCGGAACTgagaaaatcaataaaatgttGCATGGACATGCAACTCATGCTGCAGCAGTCAATCAAGCATGAAGCAGCGGCAG GAGGAGGGAGGAAACCCAGTAAAGAGAGATCGTCAAGAAAGCGCAAATGTTGTATTTGCTACAATATGCAGATTGACTCACTGCTGTATAG ATGTGGGCACATGTGTTGCTGTGTGAAATGTGCAAAGGAATTGCAATGGCGAGGGGGAAAGTGTCCAGTTTGCGGAGCTCCGATCGAGGACGTCGTGCGGGCCTCTTTTACTGCACATTCATAG